The Oreochromis niloticus isolate F11D_XX linkage group LG15, O_niloticus_UMD_NMBU, whole genome shotgun sequence genome includes a region encoding these proteins:
- the eif2s1b gene encoding eukaryotic translation initiation factor 2 subunit 1b: MPGLSCRFYQHRFPEVEDVVMVNVRSIAEMGAYVSLLEYNNIEGMILLSELSRRRIRSINKLIRIGRNECVVVIRVDKEKGYIDLSKRRVSPEEAIKCEDKFTKSKTVYSILRHVAEVLEYTKDEQLESLYQRTAWVFDEKYKRPGYGAYDVFKQAVSDPAILDGLDLTEEERNVLIDNINRRLTPQAVKIRADIEVACYGYEGIDAVKEALRAGLGCSTEAMPIKINLIAPPRYVMTTTTLERTEGLSVLNQAMAAIKEKIEEKRGVFNIQMEPKVVTDTDETELARQLERLERENAEVDGDDDAEEMEAKAED; this comes from the exons ATGCCGGGGCTCAGCTGTCGATTTTACCAGCACCGGTTCCCAGAGGTGGAGGATGTCGTGATGGTGAACGTGAGGTCCATCGCTGAGATGGGCGCCTACGTCAGCCTTTTGGAGTACAACAACATTGAGGGCATGATCCTCCTGAGCGAGCTGTCGCGTCGACGTATCCGCTCCATCAACAAGCTCATCCGCATAGGCCGCAACGAGTGCGTGGTCGTCATCCGAGTAGACAAAGAGAAGG GATACATTGATTTATCAAAAAGAAGAGTTTCACCAGAGGAGGCCATCAAGTGTGAGGATAAATTCACCAAATCTAAAACT gtttacagcatcctgcgaCACGTGGCAGAGGTGTTGGAGTACACTAAGGACGAGCAGCTAGAGAGCTTGTACCAGCGCACCGCATGGGTCTTCGATGAGAAATACAAGCGGCCAGGATACGGCGCTTATGATGTCTTCAAACAGGCTGTATC AGATCCAGCTATTTTGGATGGGCTGGATTTaacagaggaggagaggaatgTGTTGATTGATAACATCAACAGGCGACTCACTCCACAGGCTGTCAAGATCAGAGCAG ACATTGAAGTGGCGTGCTATGGTTACGAGGGGATCGACGCCGTGAAAGAAGCTCTGAGGGCTGGGCTGGGCTGCTCCACAGAGGCCATGCCCATCAAG ATCAACCTGATCGCTCCCCCTCGCTACGTGATGACGACGACCACCCTGGAGCGCACAGAGGGCCTCTCTGTCCTCAACCAGGCCATGGCTGCTATCAAGGAGAAGATTGAAGAGAAGAGGGGTGTCTTTAACATCCAGATGGAG CCTAAGGTGGTGACGGACACGGATGAGACAGAGCTCGCCCGGCAGCTGGAGAGGTTAGAGCGCGAGAACGCCGAGGTGGATGGAGACGACGACGCTGAGGAGATGGAGGCCAAAGCAGAGGACTAA